A part of Corynebacterium mustelae genomic DNA contains:
- a CDS encoding alpha/beta hydrolase family protein, translating to MLIALVLSLVLFIFSVFKKFGKRWRKFALLVLSFCLIVLTGFGYLFPFNPTPEPKGDKEVLTVDAFYRHETAFPKMQTTEGEREIPVRVWYPRGAKEKSQPLLVFSHGSFGVSRSNETLFRELASRGYVVVSLDHPHHSFSTTLSGGQAVRVDGGFLKDVMSLQKSTDIQANLAALRGWLEIRVEDMNFVLDTILDRQVDNDFEKYIDPTRIVLSGHSLGGSAALAVGDNRHEQVRAVVALESPFIHDIESVAGESYVFSDDEYPIPVAHIYSDAVYPHIAADTLYKQNYRLIKADDPRFLNKHIAGVGHLGLTDLALVSPMMTNWLDSGLDTRRPPETLVELNGYVVDFLATYNG from the coding sequence ATGCTTATTGCTCTGGTTTTGTCGCTGGTTTTATTTATTTTTAGTGTGTTTAAAAAGTTCGGCAAGCGATGGCGGAAATTTGCGCTGTTAGTTCTTTCTTTTTGTTTGATTGTGCTCACCGGTTTTGGATATCTGTTCCCGTTTAATCCGACGCCGGAACCAAAGGGGGATAAGGAGGTTCTGACGGTGGATGCGTTTTATCGTCATGAAACAGCGTTTCCGAAGATGCAGACTACAGAGGGCGAACGCGAAATCCCGGTGCGGGTGTGGTATCCGCGTGGAGCGAAAGAAAAGAGCCAGCCGTTACTGGTGTTTTCACACGGGTCTTTTGGCGTTTCCCGATCGAATGAAACGCTGTTCCGCGAGCTTGCTTCCCGTGGTTATGTCGTGGTGAGTCTCGACCACCCGCATCATTCGTTTAGCACCACGCTTTCCGGTGGGCAGGCCGTCCGGGTTGATGGTGGATTCCTAAAAGACGTGATGAGTCTGCAAAAATCAACGGATATTCAGGCCAATCTAGCGGCACTGCGTGGTTGGTTGGAAATCCGGGTTGAAGACATGAATTTTGTGTTGGACACAATCCTGGATCGGCAGGTTGACAATGATTTTGAAAAATACATAGACCCCACCCGCATTGTGTTATCGGGTCATTCTTTGGGCGGGTCGGCCGCCTTGGCGGTGGGCGATAACCGGCATGAGCAGGTGCGGGCGGTAGTCGCTTTGGAGTCACCGTTTATCCACGATATCGAGAGCGTTGCGGGGGAGTCATATGTTTTTAGTGATGATGAGTACCCAATTCCGGTTGCGCATATCTATTCCGACGCGGTGTATCCACATATTGCGGCTGACACGTTGTATAAGCAAAACTACCGCCTCATTAAGGCCGACGATCCGCGTTTTTTAAACAAACACATAGCCGGGGTGGGGCACCTTGGGTTGACAGATTTGGCGTTGGTTTCACCGATGATGACGAATTGGCTGGATTCCGGTCTGGATACGCGCCGCCCACCAGAGACGTTGGTGGAGCTCAACGGTTATGTCGTTGACTTTTTAGCCACGTATAACGGCTGA
- a CDS encoding RNB domain-containing ribonuclease: protein MKLYAADVDFRPIVEEFSLNGDFTDEQRAEAAAAVDHFPDDRIDATDIPFVTIDPAGSMDLDQAVHIAARPTGGFIVSYAIADVAAFVRPGSAVYAESLRRGQTLYLPDAPIRLHPPELSEDKASLLPGQTRPAALWHIELDAAGEVETSRVDRAMIRSVKRYDYEEAQQEYEAGTIHPAIQLLPQVGQLRAESNLRADAVTLNMPSQRVHRRPDGLAELRIEPRVPMMDYNSEISLLAGMCAGQIMADAGIGVLRSLALPENSAVTEFWKEVRSLGFSTHEQQLGTFLRTLDGSTPRGMAVMREAQKLLRGADYLNLSNSDPLPHAGVTGTATGVYSHVTAPLRRLADRFATEICLAITAGSNVPEWVTTDLAQVLETMTESSRLAAAVDRACLDYCEAHVLQPWIGEQFDAIIIQADPKNDAARIFIEEPPVFADCDNTTDEEGIRRPVTLTTADPATREVRFSAV, encoded by the coding sequence ATGAAGCTATACGCAGCAGACGTCGATTTTCGTCCCATTGTCGAGGAATTTAGTCTCAATGGGGACTTCACCGATGAACAACGTGCGGAGGCAGCCGCCGCCGTCGATCATTTCCCCGACGATCGAATTGACGCCACGGACATCCCCTTCGTCACCATCGACCCAGCAGGCTCGATGGATTTGGACCAAGCGGTCCATATCGCTGCCCGCCCGACTGGCGGATTCATCGTTTCATACGCCATCGCCGACGTCGCTGCGTTCGTGCGACCCGGGAGCGCCGTCTATGCCGAATCTTTACGACGCGGCCAGACCCTCTACCTCCCGGATGCACCTATCCGGCTGCACCCGCCGGAATTATCCGAAGACAAAGCTAGCCTGCTGCCTGGGCAAACCCGGCCAGCCGCGCTGTGGCACATCGAACTAGACGCTGCGGGGGAAGTCGAAACCAGCCGCGTCGACCGCGCGATGATCCGCTCCGTTAAACGCTATGACTACGAGGAAGCCCAGCAAGAATACGAAGCAGGGACGATTCACCCCGCGATCCAACTCTTGCCACAAGTCGGACAGTTGCGGGCCGAAAGCAACCTCCGCGCCGACGCCGTGACACTGAATATGCCCAGTCAACGGGTACACCGCCGCCCCGATGGGCTTGCTGAACTGCGCATTGAACCCCGGGTGCCAATGATGGATTACAACTCCGAAATATCACTTTTAGCTGGCATGTGCGCCGGGCAGATCATGGCCGATGCCGGGATCGGGGTGCTGCGAAGCTTAGCGTTGCCGGAAAATTCCGCAGTAACCGAATTCTGGAAAGAAGTACGCAGCCTTGGCTTTTCGACGCATGAGCAGCAACTAGGGACATTCCTGCGCACCCTGGATGGCAGCACCCCTCGGGGGATGGCCGTGATGCGGGAAGCACAAAAACTGCTACGCGGTGCGGATTATCTTAACCTCAGCAACAGTGATCCCTTGCCACATGCTGGTGTCACCGGCACCGCAACCGGGGTATACAGCCACGTCACCGCACCACTGCGTCGGTTAGCTGACCGCTTCGCCACCGAAATCTGCCTAGCTATCACCGCCGGTTCCAACGTCCCGGAATGGGTAACAACGGACCTTGCGCAGGTTCTGGAAACCATGACTGAAAGCTCCCGGCTAGCCGCCGCCGTTGACCGTGCCTGCCTCGATTACTGCGAAGCCCACGTGCTGCAACCGTGGATCGGGGAGCAATTCGACGCCATCATCATTCAGGCTGATCCCAAAAACGACGCTGCCCGCATCTTCATCGAAGAACCACCAGTCTTCGCCGACTGCGACAACACCACCGACGAGGAAGGAATCCGCCGCCCCGTCACGCTCACCACAGCCGATCCCGCTACCCGGGAAGTGCGGTTTAGCGCGGTGTGA
- a CDS encoding bifunctional RNase H/acid phosphatase has protein sequence MKVIIEADGGSRGNPGVAGSGTLILDETGGVLRKISYAVGTATNNVAEYHGLLNGLKAASELGATAVDVRMDSKLVVEQMSGRWKIKHPDMKELALQCQALLRKFDDSTFTWIPRNENSRADALANIAMDAVEAGAKPGEIPLDEATCAASGTDSPTTEAKRAEITPTCWNGATTTATRLILLRHGQTQMSANRQYSGHSDPKLTKVGQWQAARAAQRLAARGGIAAIVSSPLQRCTETAQATADALGLPVTCDAGLIEVDFGEWDGLTFNQAYETNPKHHASWLSDPQVAPPGGESLAQAHQRVAQTLNQLRETYAGKTVLVVSHVSPIKAIVSIALGGAADMANRMHLDLGSISIAEFYSDGPTCVRLLNDTAHLAQPK, from the coding sequence ATGAAAGTAATCATTGAAGCCGACGGCGGTTCGCGGGGCAATCCTGGGGTCGCTGGCTCCGGCACCCTTATTCTGGACGAAACCGGTGGGGTACTGCGAAAAATCTCCTACGCGGTGGGCACCGCTACCAATAACGTCGCTGAATACCACGGGTTGCTCAACGGACTTAAGGCAGCCAGCGAACTTGGTGCCACAGCGGTTGATGTCCGCATGGACTCCAAACTCGTGGTGGAACAAATGTCCGGGCGCTGGAAAATCAAACATCCAGACATGAAAGAACTCGCGCTACAGTGCCAAGCGTTGCTGCGGAAATTCGACGACTCGACGTTCACCTGGATACCGCGCAACGAAAACTCCCGGGCGGACGCGCTGGCGAATATCGCCATGGATGCAGTAGAAGCAGGGGCGAAACCGGGGGAAATTCCGCTTGACGAGGCCACCTGTGCCGCTTCGGGTACCGATTCGCCTACAACTGAAGCTAAGCGTGCTGAGATTACTCCCACCTGCTGGAACGGCGCCACCACAACCGCGACCCGGCTTATCCTGCTACGCCACGGCCAAACCCAAATGTCAGCCAATCGACAATACTCAGGACATTCCGATCCAAAGCTCACCAAGGTTGGCCAGTGGCAAGCAGCACGTGCAGCACAGCGGCTCGCCGCCCGAGGCGGAATCGCGGCGATCGTTTCGTCGCCGCTGCAACGATGCACCGAAACCGCCCAAGCGACAGCTGATGCATTGGGCCTTCCGGTGACTTGTGACGCCGGGCTGATCGAAGTCGACTTCGGCGAGTGGGACGGACTGACGTTCAACCAGGCATACGAGACCAACCCGAAGCACCACGCCAGCTGGCTGAGCGACCCGCAGGTTGCCCCACCTGGTGGTGAATCCCTCGCCCAGGCGCATCAACGGGTCGCCCAGACATTAAATCAGCTGCGGGAAACCTATGCCGGGAAAACTGTCTTGGTGGTCAGCCATGTCAGCCCCATCAAAGCGATCGTCAGCATCGCCTTAGGCGGGGCTGCCGATATGGCGAATCGGATGCACCTTGATCTGGGATCCATATCGATCGCCGAGTTCTATTCCGACGGGCCGACCTGCGTGCGGTTACTCAACGACACCGCCCACCTGGCGCAGCCGAAGTGA
- a CDS encoding zinc ribbon domain-containing protein, whose translation MKLEPDLQQQLLELATMQRVAATGVTRKPSSEEQELETAQKELDRQRKAAGAAQMAVDDMELEILRIQEDERKLRRRAADDKQQLGAATDPELRKDLEKDLYSAKSRIATLMSELAEAHNEIHALRNNRDLCSQRVKEAQEKVETARRAIEALPQDNVADPLTRIAELREIIPADVIAEYDAQRLENTVGVAAFNGRSCGGCFIVLPPGEISAIRATPADELPQCPDCGSYLVRS comes from the coding sequence ATGAAACTCGAACCGGACCTACAGCAACAGCTACTAGAACTAGCAACCATGCAACGAGTTGCCGCCACCGGCGTAACCCGGAAACCAAGCTCCGAGGAACAAGAACTAGAAACCGCCCAGAAAGAACTCGACCGCCAGCGCAAAGCCGCAGGGGCGGCGCAGATGGCTGTCGACGACATGGAGTTGGAAATCCTGCGTATCCAGGAAGACGAACGCAAACTGCGGCGCCGCGCAGCCGACGATAAACAACAACTTGGTGCCGCCACCGACCCGGAGCTACGCAAAGACCTAGAAAAAGACCTGTATTCCGCTAAATCCCGGATCGCCACCTTGATGAGCGAACTCGCCGAAGCGCACAACGAAATCCATGCGCTGCGCAATAACCGCGACCTGTGTAGCCAGCGGGTGAAAGAAGCACAGGAAAAAGTCGAGACCGCACGCCGCGCCATTGAGGCGTTACCGCAGGATAACGTCGCCGACCCGCTGACCCGAATCGCCGAACTGCGCGAGATAATCCCCGCCGATGTTATTGCGGAATACGACGCCCAGCGGCTCGAAAACACCGTCGGGGTCGCCGCATTCAACGGACGCAGCTGCGGTGGGTGCTTTATAGTCTTACCACCAGGAGAGATTTCCGCGATTCGCGCCACCCCAGCCGACGAACTGCCGCAGTGCCCCGATTGCGGCAGCTACCTAGTGCGAAGCTAA
- a CDS encoding Nif3-like dinuclear metal center hexameric protein, with protein sequence MRVSDIMAVLDAAYPPHLAESWDAVGLVCGDPEAEVDRVALALDCTQEVAEAAVDAGAQMLIVHHPLLMRGVTSVAANTPKGKVIHTLITGGVALFSAHTNADSARPGVNDKLAELVGITATRPIKPKLFGLDKWGVQVPEADAEAVKDAIFAAGAGEIGEYSQCAFSFPGTGQFKASTSANPAVGNIGELTTITELRIEFVAGRNRRSAIIDALRHSHPYEEPAFDITSLEPTADINTAYGLGRIGELPEPMRFKDFVQQVANALPETEWGIRAAGDPEKLVKKIAVSSGSGDSFLSDVAALGVDVYVTSDLRHHPVDEHLRAGGPFIIDTAHWASEYPWTSQAKEILNHALPELEVDILPIRTDPWTLSAHPNKESD encoded by the coding sequence ATGCGTGTATCCGACATTATGGCGGTACTAGATGCCGCCTACCCACCCCACCTAGCTGAAAGTTGGGACGCCGTGGGGCTGGTGTGCGGCGACCCGGAAGCAGAAGTGGACAGGGTAGCACTAGCACTTGACTGCACCCAGGAAGTCGCCGAAGCGGCAGTTGATGCTGGGGCGCAGATGCTTATCGTGCACCACCCGCTTTTGATGCGCGGGGTCACATCGGTTGCAGCGAACACCCCTAAAGGCAAGGTTATTCACACCCTCATCACTGGCGGTGTGGCATTATTTTCCGCCCACACCAACGCCGACTCGGCACGCCCCGGCGTAAACGACAAACTAGCGGAATTAGTTGGCATTACTGCGACCCGACCGATCAAACCCAAACTCTTTGGTCTGGATAAATGGGGGGTGCAGGTTCCAGAAGCTGACGCAGAGGCGGTCAAAGACGCCATCTTTGCCGCAGGCGCTGGCGAGATAGGTGAGTACAGTCAGTGCGCGTTCAGCTTCCCCGGAACCGGGCAATTTAAGGCGTCGACAAGCGCAAACCCGGCGGTAGGAAACATCGGTGAACTCACCACGATCACCGAACTCCGCATCGAATTTGTGGCCGGACGAAACCGCCGTTCCGCCATCATTGACGCCCTGCGCCACAGCCACCCTTATGAAGAACCCGCATTCGATATCACCAGCTTAGAACCCACCGCCGACATCAATACCGCCTACGGGCTTGGACGCATCGGCGAACTTCCCGAACCTATGCGGTTTAAAGACTTCGTACAACAAGTCGCAAATGCACTGCCGGAAACCGAGTGGGGGATACGCGCCGCCGGTGACCCGGAAAAACTGGTTAAGAAAATCGCCGTCAGCTCCGGCTCAGGTGACAGCTTCCTTAGTGACGTTGCAGCACTCGGCGTCGATGTTTATGTCACCTCGGATCTTCGGCATCACCCCGTCGACGAACATCTGCGGGCAGGCGGGCCGTTTATCATCGACACCGCCCATTGGGCGAGCGAATACCCGTGGACCAGCCAAGCGAAAGAAATCCTCAACCACGCGCTGCCGGAGCTTGAAGTTGATATTCTTCCCATTCGCACCGACCCGTGGACCCTATCCGCCCACCCCAACAAAGAATCAGACTAA
- the cobC gene encoding Rv2231c family pyridoxal phosphate-dependent protein CobC gives MVEGASQALVNARCGVDEGAVDVEKQKGHTTHCKVWAMLSRIHGDIDAAGAEWDFAVNVQPGMPTWLFDALSDALHRLASYPSDAEVREVTGMIATYHGVPNDHVVLLAGASEGFAMLPKLAPAHPAVVHPGFSEPDIVLTDAGCTVDRVVLPPPFTQLQGISEAADLVIIGNPTNPTGVLWDKADLLALRRPGRILVVDEAFIDLASEENSLAADTALGDIIVLRSLTKTWGLAGLRIGYMVAAPKLLRTLTAGRAHWPIGTLQLAAVRAIFNHQDQELPRLRLQVAQQREEMIDRLTESGYSIASPSQAPFILVTGGNEKRRQQLLAQKIAIRRCDTFPGLGLDYWRLAVRDRQTVDKLIAALT, from the coding sequence GTGGTCGAGGGTGCGTCGCAGGCATTGGTGAATGCCAGGTGCGGAGTCGATGAGGGTGCCGTCGACGTCGAGAAGCAAAAGGGGCATACCACTCACTGTAAAGTATGGGCCATGCTTTCACGGATACACGGTGACATCGACGCCGCAGGTGCCGAGTGGGATTTCGCGGTCAACGTCCAGCCCGGCATGCCGACGTGGCTTTTCGACGCCTTAAGTGACGCACTTCATCGGCTCGCCAGTTATCCCAGCGATGCGGAAGTCCGTGAGGTCACCGGCATGATCGCCACCTACCACGGCGTACCGAATGATCATGTCGTGTTGTTGGCAGGTGCAAGTGAAGGTTTTGCCATGCTCCCGAAACTGGCACCAGCCCACCCGGCGGTGGTACATCCGGGTTTCTCTGAACCAGATATTGTTCTAACGGACGCTGGTTGCACCGTTGACCGGGTCGTTTTGCCGCCGCCGTTTACCCAATTGCAGGGCATTAGTGAGGCGGCGGATCTGGTCATAATTGGAAACCCCACCAACCCCACCGGGGTGTTATGGGATAAAGCTGACCTTTTGGCGCTGCGACGTCCTGGTCGGATTCTGGTGGTGGACGAAGCGTTTATCGACCTTGCCAGCGAAGAAAACTCCCTGGCGGCGGACACCGCATTGGGCGACATCATCGTGCTGCGCAGCCTCACCAAAACGTGGGGACTGGCGGGACTGCGCATCGGATATATGGTTGCTGCACCGAAATTATTGCGCACCCTTACCGCAGGTAGGGCACACTGGCCGATTGGAACTTTGCAGTTAGCGGCTGTCCGGGCGATTTTTAACCATCAAGATCAGGAATTGCCGAGGCTGCGGTTACAAGTGGCACAACAGCGGGAAGAAATGATTGACAGACTCACCGAGAGTGGGTACTCGATTGCTTCGCCTTCACAAGCCCCGTTCATCTTGGTGACTGGTGGGAATGAAAAGAGACGTCAGCAATTATTAGCCCAGAAAATAGCCATCCGGCGGTGCGATACTTTTCCTGGACTAGGATTAGACTACTGGCGACTTGCGGTACGAGATCGACAAACCGTCGACAAGCTCATCGCCGCTTTAACGTGA
- a CDS encoding HAD hydrolase-like protein, with protein sequence MPLLLLDVDGTLIDSAPGIHQCLRRTLDHFAVPQPNDDWFRAALGPGIDKTLASVGLGADAVEYYREQYRAGGMAQSTVFPGIRELLDHWRAADYTLCTATNKARAAAEGILELHQLNQHFTIIGAADGNRTTKDAIIGNVLEQIGDVDDIVLVGDRSHDTIGAKAHGIDTVLVSWGYGNPTEWADATHVAHSVEELKGIIRDRWA encoded by the coding sequence ATGCCCCTTTTGCTTCTCGACGTCGACGGCACCCTCATCGACTCCGCACCTGGCATTCACCAATGCCTGCGACGCACCCTCGACCACTTTGCTGTTCCCCAGCCCAACGACGATTGGTTCCGCGCCGCGCTCGGCCCCGGAATCGATAAAACCCTAGCCTCCGTCGGTTTGGGTGCTGATGCGGTGGAATACTACCGGGAACAATACCGCGCGGGCGGCATGGCGCAATCGACGGTCTTCCCCGGCATCCGGGAATTACTGGATCACTGGCGTGCGGCCGACTACACATTGTGCACCGCAACCAATAAGGCACGCGCGGCGGCGGAAGGAATTTTGGAATTACACCAACTCAACCAGCATTTCACCATCATCGGTGCCGCCGATGGGAACCGAACGACCAAGGATGCCATCATCGGAAATGTCCTGGAACAGATCGGCGACGTCGACGATATTGTGCTTGTTGGCGATCGAAGCCACGATACGATCGGGGCAAAAGCACACGGTATTGATACAGTTTTAGTCAGTTGGGGCTACGGCAACCCGACTGAATGGGCTGATGCGACACACGTGGCGCACAGCGTAGAAGAACTGAAAGGAATCATCCGTGACCGCTGGGCATAA
- a CDS encoding low molecular weight protein-tyrosine-phosphatase, with the protein MTAGHKLHITVVCTGNICRSPMGDVILSHAIRNAGLNDDVKVDSCGTGGWHVGEKADRRAITELRKAGYNGDEHRAAQFDDSHANADLIIAMDSSHVQSLLRLGIPETKIRLWRSFDPEAGADVDVEDPYYGYASDFELVRLQVEAGIPGIIDWIRTELEES; encoded by the coding sequence GTGACCGCTGGGCATAAACTCCACATCACTGTTGTGTGCACCGGAAATATCTGCCGCTCCCCCATGGGCGATGTTATCTTAAGCCATGCCATCCGCAACGCCGGGCTTAACGACGACGTCAAGGTCGATTCCTGCGGCACCGGCGGCTGGCATGTTGGGGAGAAAGCCGACCGCCGCGCAATCACCGAATTGCGCAAAGCCGGATACAACGGCGACGAACACCGCGCCGCACAATTCGATGACTCCCACGCCAACGCGGACCTCATCATCGCGATGGATTCCAGCCACGTTCAATCCCTGCTGCGGTTAGGAATCCCCGAAACCAAGATTCGACTATGGCGCAGTTTCGACCCGGAAGCGGGTGCCGACGTCGATGTTGAGGACCCCTACTACGGCTACGCTTCCGATTTTGAACTGGTACGGTTACAGGTCGAGGCAGGAATTCCGGGCATAATCGACTGGATTAGAACCGAATTGGAGGAAAGCTAA
- a CDS encoding SURF1 family cytochrome oxidase biogenesis protein, producing MAGPQSGWKVFLNPGWIITIILVIAFSYSAFTILSPWQLNKDAQIVDRNEHIEQAFKVDPQPYSAVFDAQGKITDNQEWMRVNLSGRYLPEKEVILRLRPVESTPAVHALTPFQLDSGETILINRGFEPVTAGVEPTIPPAPNGVVTIIAHARVSEPTPQNPPTTADPIQVYGINTQQIGELTGLKLAQDYAQLSDDQPGLLNYIPIPKLDRGNHLSYGFQWIAFGIMAPLGLGYFIWSEAKERRRAKREEAEMAATTSTSGAGPDPNTPEPELPDSPATPAKETEPQPTTRSRSRYGNQHPNHYRRRP from the coding sequence ATGGCTGGCCCACAATCCGGGTGGAAAGTGTTTCTCAACCCCGGCTGGATCATCACCATTATCCTGGTGATCGCCTTCTCCTACTCTGCCTTCACCATTTTGTCCCCCTGGCAACTAAACAAAGACGCCCAAATCGTCGACCGCAACGAACACATTGAACAAGCCTTCAAAGTCGACCCGCAACCCTATTCAGCGGTATTCGATGCCCAGGGGAAAATCACGGACAACCAAGAATGGATGCGCGTTAACCTCAGCGGTCGTTACCTGCCTGAAAAGGAAGTAATCCTGAGGCTTCGGCCAGTCGAATCCACCCCGGCGGTGCACGCACTGACCCCGTTCCAACTCGACTCCGGGGAAACGATACTGATAAACCGTGGTTTCGAACCAGTCACCGCCGGGGTGGAGCCAACCATTCCACCTGCACCAAACGGTGTGGTCACGATCATCGCCCATGCGCGGGTATCGGAACCAACCCCGCAGAACCCACCGACCACCGCCGACCCCATCCAGGTTTATGGCATCAACACTCAACAAATAGGTGAGCTGACCGGGCTGAAACTCGCGCAAGATTACGCCCAGCTTTCCGACGACCAACCAGGGCTGCTTAATTACATCCCCATCCCGAAACTCGACCGAGGCAATCACCTCTCCTATGGGTTCCAGTGGATAGCGTTTGGAATTATGGCACCGCTGGGGTTGGGGTATTTCATTTGGTCAGAGGCGAAGGAACGCCGCCGCGCCAAGCGGGAAGAAGCCGAGATGGCCGCAACCACCAGTACATCCGGCGCAGGCCCCGATCCCAACACCCCGGAACCCGAACTACCCGATTCCCCCGCCACACCAGCCAAAGAAACGGAACCGCAGCCAACTACCCGCTCCAGATCCCGCTACGGCAACCAGCACCCGAATCATTACCGCAGACGCCCATAA
- the cbiB gene encoding adenosylcobinamide-phosphate synthase CbiB has protein sequence MSLGIFLGIAADRVLGDPGGKWHPVALFGRYASWLETHLYQPNRRAGIIYVAGCVIPPVAASIVAHRRWPQASTAVALYWALGGTTLERIGNTMALALERGDKEAARALVPWLCSRDPQLLDDTGMARAAVESLAENTSDAAIAPLVWASLGAPGVVLHRAVNTLDAMVGYRNDTYAQFGWAAATLDDVLAFVPARITAVTHVAIAATKGRFRAAIRAWVEDAPHHPSPNAGPVEATAAAALGVQLGGPTVYAHGIEQRPVLGQGPRPSFSTIHDAVRLSRTTQLIVAAGVIGAGFVRRRLR, from the coding sequence ATGTCGTTAGGAATTTTCCTAGGCATAGCCGCCGATAGGGTTTTGGGGGACCCTGGGGGGAAATGGCACCCAGTCGCACTGTTTGGCAGATACGCCAGCTGGCTGGAAACTCATTTGTACCAACCAAACCGGCGCGCCGGGATTATCTACGTTGCAGGCTGCGTCATACCACCTGTAGCTGCGTCGATCGTTGCGCACCGGCGGTGGCCGCAAGCATCGACTGCAGTGGCGCTGTATTGGGCGTTGGGCGGAACGACACTGGAACGAATCGGCAACACAATGGCGTTAGCCTTGGAACGCGGCGACAAAGAAGCTGCGCGGGCGCTAGTGCCGTGGCTATGCTCGCGTGACCCCCAGCTATTAGACGACACCGGGATGGCCCGGGCGGCAGTGGAATCCCTGGCGGAGAACACCTCCGATGCGGCGATTGCACCGCTGGTGTGGGCAAGCCTCGGTGCGCCGGGAGTAGTCCTTCACCGGGCGGTAAACACACTGGATGCGATGGTTGGCTACCGCAATGACACATACGCCCAGTTCGGCTGGGCTGCGGCCACACTCGATGACGTGTTGGCGTTTGTGCCCGCCCGGATAACCGCTGTCACTCACGTAGCGATCGCTGCAACGAAAGGCCGGTTCCGCGCGGCCATTCGCGCATGGGTTGAAGATGCGCCGCACCATCCAAGTCCGAATGCCGGCCCGGTGGAAGCGACCGCCGCCGCAGCCCTTGGGGTGCAATTAGGCGGGCCTACGGTTTACGCGCACGGAATAGAACAGCGCCCGGTATTAGGGCAAGGCCCGCGCCCTAGCTTTTCGACGATCCACGACGCCGTCCGGCTATCGCGCACCACGCAGCTTATCGTTGCCGCCGGGGTGATAGGCGCTGGTTTTGTACGTCGGCGCTTGCGTTAA
- a CDS encoding DUF3052 domain-containing protein, whose product MNVQDSKEKNTVSALAARLGIKDGISVQEVGWDDDCDSSLSEAIEDIIGSELLDEDTDEICDVVLLWWRADDGDLVDGLVDAVRPLADNGVVWLLTPGAGKPNALAPGEIAESAQLAGMVQTKAERLGDWQGSCLVPRGNK is encoded by the coding sequence ATGAACGTTCAAGATTCTAAGGAGAAGAACACCGTGTCCGCCCTCGCCGCTAGGTTAGGCATCAAGGACGGAATTTCGGTTCAAGAAGTTGGTTGGGATGATGACTGCGATTCGTCGTTAAGCGAAGCAATCGAAGACATCATCGGGTCGGAACTTCTCGACGAAGACACCGACGAGATTTGCGACGTAGTCCTGCTCTGGTGGCGGGCTGACGATGGGGACCTCGTAGACGGCCTCGTAGACGCCGTTCGCCCACTTGCTGACAACGGCGTGGTTTGGTTACTCACCCCAGGCGCCGGAAAACCCAATGCCCTAGCACCAGGTGAGATTGCCGAATCCGCTCAACTGGCCGGAATGGTGCAAACCAAGGCAGAACGCTTAGGCGATTGGCAAGGCAGCTGCCTGGTTCCACGCGGAAACAAGTAA